The Prosthecobacter fusiformis genome segment AGTTGATACCCATAAAACTCCTCCAGCGCCAGGTACCGGCGCGCCTTCTCCAAATCCTCCATCGACTCCGCAAAGTGCACACAGCGGATCGCCCGCGCCCGGCTCCAGCCCGCGAATTCACCACTCGCGCCCGGCGTCGGCAGGATGTCCCCCGTGAAGCCCTCCCCCAGCGCCGCCATCACATACCACGCCGCCGTGCGCAGCGTCTTCTGCGTCACCCCCGCCTTCAGTCGATACACCGGCGTGATCCGCCCGCTATGGATCTTCACCCCCTCATCCTCATCGCTCAGCACCTCATACTCCGGGTGATCCATCAGCAGCCGCCCCTTATACTCCTTCACCTTCCCATAAATGATCAACTCCTGCCCCTCCGCGATCGCCCGGCTCATGAAAGGCATGTTCCACCACCGCAGCGTCAGCAGCCCCCCCATCGCCGCCCCACCCTCCGGCTCCACCTGCGCCTCAAACAAACCCGCCCCACGCCGCGCGCCAAAGTACTTGTTCCCCGTCTTCGTCACTGTCACCGCATAGCAGCCCGGCAGCTCCCCCGGTTGAAAGCTCGCCCCCGCCATCTGCCGGCGGTCCTCATGGCGGAAAGGCAGCCACCACACCACCTCCCCCACTGTTAGCACCTGCTCCTTCGCCAGCGCCTTCACGATGCGAGCAGGCATTCCAGGCACATCAGAAAGAGCAGCATCAAGGGCGATTGGCATGAACGAGAATCAGATTGGGAAGGTCATAAAGCATGCCCAGCCTTTCCCGATAATCCCCAAAAACTTGCCCGGCCTCGTAAAAATCATCCGCCACCTCCCGCTAGCATGACCACCGGCATCCACCTCCAGTCCATCTACACAGACCACGACCCCGGCCCCGGCCACCCAGAAAGCCCCTCCCGCTACACCGCCATCACCCAGGCCCTCACCGCCTCCGGCCTCCTCCCCCGCCTCACCCCCATCCCCGGACGCCACGCCGAAATCCCCGAAATCCAGCTCTGCCACCCCCGGCATTACATTGAGCTCGTCCGCGACGAAGTCGCCGCCGGGCTAGATACCCTCAGCACCGGCGATACCCAGATCAGCGACAAAAGCTACGCCGTCGCCACCCACGCCGTCGGCTCCGTCCTCGATGCCGTGGACCTCGTCATGACCGGCCAGCTCCAGCGCGCCTTCTGCGCCGTCCGTCCCCCCGGCCACCACGCCCGCCCCTCCCAGGGCATGGGCTTCTGCCTCTTCAATAACATCGCCATCGGCGCCCGCCACGCCCAAAAAAAACACGGTGCAGCGAAAGTCCTCATCGTGGACTGGGACGTCCACCACGGCAACGGCACCCAGGACATCTTTTACGACGACGCCACCGTCCTCTTCGCCAGCACCCACCAGTCCCCCTGGTATCCCTTCACCGGTCGTGCCGATGAAACCGGAGCCGGAAAAGGGCAGGGGACCACGCTCAATTTCCCCCTCCCCGCCGGGTCCGGCATGAAAGAAATCCGCCCCATCTTTCAGGATCGCCTCCTCCCCGCCATCGCCCGCTTCCAGCCAGATCTCATCATGATCTCCGCCGGATTCGATTCTCGCATCAACGACCCCCTCGGCCAGTTCCACCTCACCGACGACGACTTCGCCCACCTCACCCGCCTCCTCCAGCAAGCCGCCGCCGAGCACTGCCAAGGCCGCCTCATCTCCATCCTCGAAGGCGGCTACAGCCTCCCCGGCCTCGCCACCGCCGTCACCGCCCACGTCACCGCCATGCTAGAGTGATGAGGTAAAAGATAGCCTCTTCGCCCCCATGGAGCGCCGACGCCCCGTCGGCATTCAAAAATCGTCCTCAGTCCACAGTCCGCAGTCCTCAGATCAGAGCGTCCCCCCCTCAAAAAGTAGCCCGCTCAGTCCCCTGAGCGGAAGCCACCTCGAACCCCCTCCCAGCTCCCCCCATCCCTCAAAAATTCTGTCAAACCTGCCATCCTGTAAAAAGCCCCTCCGCCCCTCCGCAGCCCAAACGCATCCCCAAACCGCCCCGCCTCCCTACAAAGAGGCCAAGGAGCAGAGAATGCTGAGGCAAAAGTCCGTCCTGTCTGCGGTCACACCCATGCCTGCTGAGTCGAAGTTCTTTCTCACAATCTCTCCAGCAGCCTGAGCACCGGAGCCAGCCGTTCGGGGGCGAGACGGTGAAGGTGATCCTTATCGTCATGGGCCAGGAAGGCATCGCGCACCGTCTCGAAAGCCAGCTTCACTTCATCCGGTTGCGCATCCAGAAGCTCACGCGCCTCGCTCGCGCTCGTCACCTTGGCATAGGCCATCCAGGCATCCACCATGAAGCTCAGCACATCCTGATCGTCCGGATGCTGCGTGCACCAGTGACTAAGCTCAGGAAGAACCGACCGAAGGCTTCCAGGGTGGCTGAAGCACAGGTCGTGAAAGGTGGACCGGGCCCAAGAGTCGGATGGAGCCACTTTGAAGCCTTCCACAGCCGAGGCGAATGCTTCTTCAGTAGAACGTCCCAGCTTGAGAAGCACGCTAGCGAGGCTTGAGCGGGCTTTGGGATTCGCAGGATCAAGCTCAATGGCCTTGAGGAACGCGGCTTCTGCTTCTTCGTGGCGATCCAACCCATAGGTGAGTAGGGCACCAAGGTTGTTCCATGGCCAAGCAAACTCCTCGTCCAGTTGGATGGCCTTTCGGTAGGCTGCTTCGGCTTCTGTGTGATAGCCAAGCTTTTCGGAGAGCAATATACCAAGGCCATTCCAGGGTGCGGAAAGCTCCGGATCAAGTTCGATGGCCTTTCGGTAAGCGGCTTCGGCTTCTGCATGACGTCCAAGCTTGTTGGTGAGCAAATTGCCAAGGCCATTCCAGGGTGAAGCAAACTGCGCATTCAGTTCGATAGCTTTGCGGTAGGAAGTCTCAGCTTCTATGTGACAGTCAAGCTTGTCTGTGAGTAAGTTGCCAAGGCTGTTCCAGGGTGAGGCAAGCTTTGGATCCAGTTGGATGGCCTTTCGATAGGCTGCTTCGGCTTCTGCGTGACGGCCAAGTTTATCGGTAAGTAAATTGGCAAGACAAATCCAGGGCCAGTCGTACTTCGGATTCAGTTCGATGGCCTTTCGGTAGGCTGTTTCGGCTTCTGTGTGACGACCAAGCTTGTCGGAGAGCAAGTTGCCAAGACTAATCCAGGACCAGTCGTACGTCGGATTCAGTTCGATGGCCTTCCGGTAGGCTGTTTCGGCTTCTGTGTGCCGGCCTAGCTTCTCGGCAAGCAGGATGCCGAGTTCATTCCAGGACCAGGCATTTTCTGGATCAAGTTCGATCGCCTTTCGGTAGGCGGTTTCAGCTTCATGGTAACGGCCAAGCTCGTCGGTTAGCACTTTACCAAGGCAGATCCAAGGCCAGGCATCCTCCGAATCCAGTTCGATGGCCTTTCGGAAGGCTGTTTCGGCTTCTGTGTGACGGCCAAGCTTGCCAGTTAGCAAGATGCCAAGGCCGTACCAGGACCTGGCATTTCTCGGATCCAGTTCTATAGCCTTGCGGAAAGTTGTTTCAGCTTCTGCGGGACGGCCAAGCTTGCCAGTTAGCAAAATGCCGAGGCTATTCCACGGGCTGGCATCCTTTGCATCCAGTTCGATGGCCTTTCGAAAGGCTGTTTCGGCTTCTGGGTGACGGCCAAACTCAACTGTGAGCAAGTTGCCAAGGTTGTGCCAGGGTAAAGCAGACTTCGTATCCAGTTCGATTGCTTTTCGGTAAGCAATTTCAGCTTCTGGATAGCGTTTCAAATGCACATGCAAAAGCCTTCCCCATTTGAACTGGGAGTAGGCGTCTCCCGGATTGGACGCAATAGCTTGCAAACAGACCTTCTCGGCGAGTACCACATCGATTTCTCTATCGAACTCCGGCGATCCAACCATTCGATCCATGAACTCCCGGCGCGCCGTCTCTGAGCCCGCATGCTCGATGACGTTCTGGGCGAGCAGCAAACAATCCCGCTCAAAACTTGTGCCGCAGGATGCGGTGAGGCGGACGGACTTCGCCGCAGCTTCAGCAAATTCTTTATCTCCAAACAATGCCCGCAGCATCATCACAAACCAATGCATCTTCAGCTTTCCCGTTCGCCCGTGGCGCATGAGGTAGTGGATGTTGGAAAAGCGGTCCGTGAGGAGGTAGGCTTTCTTTTTGCTGTGGCCCATATTAGCGGCCTCGCTGATGAGGCCGGCTTTGATGAGCGCTTTGATCTGGGCGCTGACCTGATTGCTAGGAAGGCGGGTCACGCGGGCGACGGTGGCGACGTCGCAGGGATTCCACTCCAGGGCGATGGCATCGAGCACGCGCTGCTGCTGTCCGGGAAGGGCATCAATAATGGCTTTGTGATAAGGCGTGTAGTCGTCAATGAGGCGCTCGAGCTGGAGGCGGAGTTCGCCGTTCATGCCTTCATTGAGTAGGCGGTAGAAGGTGCGGATGAGGCGCGGATTGCCGCCGGTGAGGATGTGCAGGACTTCGATGCTGCCGGGGCGGTCATGGAGGGTGTCGAGCACGCGCTGGTCGCCGCGAGAGGTGGCGACACCGGCCAGGCATTCACGCATTTCCACCAGGCTGAGGGCCTGGAGTTCGAAGGGACGGAAGAACTCGAAAAAAGGTTTGTCCAGGCCGGTGACATCGCTGAACCAGCGGGTGGCCGCACCGATGATCATGACCCGGGGATCACTCATGAGGAAGGAGCGCAGGCGCATGAGCGACTCGGCATCGTTCACGGCGATGAAGATGTCGTTGAGGTTATCAATCAGCAGCAGCGCGCGTTTGCCTGCGGCATCCACAAGTGCAAGGAAGACCTCACGGGCCTCGTCCTCAATATCCGGTCCGGGCTTGACCAGGAGGGCGTCGATGCGATGGCTGCGGGTGAGATGTGGCTCGGTTTCAGACTCCCACTGGCGGATGCACTCGAGCCAGAAGTCCGCCAGGTCGCCGATGCGGCGGCTTTCTTCGTCGAAGATGACCGGCTGCCACTGCTTGGCCAGTTCAGGCTCGCGGAGCTTGATGGTGGCGGCGATGGCGCAGAGCAGCGTGCTTTTTCCCATGCCACGCGGGCCGACACAGAGTACATGCTGCGGTGGCTCACCGGCGTCGTTGGCGCGGATGATATCAAGCAATCGCGCCAGCAAGGGGCGGCGGGCAGTGAACTCGGAAAGGAGCACCTCCGGCGGCAGCAGCGCGGGATTGTAAAGAGCGAAGGGGGGAGAGGTGTCCATGAGGAAAAGCCAAGGTCAGATGACAGAATGACGCGAGAGCGCTAGGCAGTGTGATGACGCCAGAAGTCGCGAAGAATATGGGATGCAAAGGTGTGCAAGCCATCGCGCTGACGGACCAGGTAGCCATCGTGACGGAGCGTTTCGAGGACATAGTCGAGTTCAGTTGCGAGCAGGCTGCGGTGGGCGGCATCGGGCACCAGCCGGGCATGAATGGTGTCGAAGTCCTCGTTGCCGAAGGCTCGCGGTGAGCGGCATAGATCGCGAAGAATTTCCTCAGCGAGGCGGCGCTCGCTGGAGCTAAACATATCGAGCTTGGTAAGCCGCGTGAACATTTCCTGGCAGTATTTGTTCCGGTTGCCACGCACCATGCGGTCTTCGTAAAGCTGGTCGATGTCCTTCACCGTCGGGCCTTTGTCTGCGGCGTGCTCCTGGACTTCGGAGAGGAAAGTCGCCAGCAGCAGCGGCCAGCCAACACCGAGGCGGGCTAAG includes the following:
- a CDS encoding histone deacetylase family protein; protein product: MTTGIHLQSIYTDHDPGPGHPESPSRYTAITQALTASGLLPRLTPIPGRHAEIPEIQLCHPRHYIELVRDEVAAGLDTLSTGDTQISDKSYAVATHAVGSVLDAVDLVMTGQLQRAFCAVRPPGHHARPSQGMGFCLFNNIAIGARHAQKKHGAAKVLIVDWDVHHGNGTQDIFYDDATVLFASTHQSPWYPFTGRADETGAGKGQGTTLNFPLPAGSGMKEIRPIFQDRLLPAIARFQPDLIMISAGFDSRINDPLGQFHLTDDDFAHLTRLLQQAAAEHCQGRLISILEGGYSLPGLATAVTAHVTAMLE
- a CDS encoding tetratricopeptide repeat protein; its protein translation is MDTSPPFALYNPALLPPEVLLSEFTARRPLLARLLDIIRANDAGEPPQHVLCVGPRGMGKSTLLCAIAATIKLREPELAKQWQPVIFDEESRRIGDLADFWLECIRQWESETEPHLTRSHRIDALLVKPGPDIEDEAREVFLALVDAAGKRALLLIDNLNDIFIAVNDAESLMRLRSFLMSDPRVMIIGAATRWFSDVTGLDKPFFEFFRPFELQALSLVEMRECLAGVATSRGDQRVLDTLHDRPGSIEVLHILTGGNPRLIRTFYRLLNEGMNGELRLQLERLIDDYTPYHKAIIDALPGQQQRVLDAIALEWNPCDVATVARVTRLPSNQVSAQIKALIKAGLISEAANMGHSKKKAYLLTDRFSNIHYLMRHGRTGKLKMHWFVMMLRALFGDKEFAEAAAKSVRLTASCGTSFERDCLLLAQNVIEHAGSETARREFMDRMVGSPEFDREIDVVLAEKVCLQAIASNPGDAYSQFKWGRLLHVHLKRYPEAEIAYRKAIELDTKSALPWHNLGNLLTVEFGRHPEAETAFRKAIELDAKDASPWNSLGILLTGKLGRPAEAETTFRKAIELDPRNARSWYGLGILLTGKLGRHTEAETAFRKAIELDSEDAWPWICLGKVLTDELGRYHEAETAYRKAIELDPENAWSWNELGILLAEKLGRHTEAETAYRKAIELNPTYDWSWISLGNLLSDKLGRHTEAETAYRKAIELNPKYDWPWICLANLLTDKLGRHAEAEAAYRKAIQLDPKLASPWNSLGNLLTDKLDCHIEAETSYRKAIELNAQFASPWNGLGNLLTNKLGRHAEAEAAYRKAIELDPELSAPWNGLGILLSEKLGYHTEAEAAYRKAIQLDEEFAWPWNNLGALLTYGLDRHEEAEAAFLKAIELDPANPKARSSLASVLLKLGRSTEEAFASAVEGFKVAPSDSWARSTFHDLCFSHPGSLRSVLPELSHWCTQHPDDQDVLSFMVDAWMAYAKVTSASEARELLDAQPDEVKLAFETVRDAFLAHDDKDHLHRLAPERLAPVLRLLERL